A window from Festucalex cinctus isolate MCC-2025b chromosome 12, RoL_Fcin_1.0, whole genome shotgun sequence encodes these proteins:
- the LOC144031901 gene encoding KATNB1-like protein 1, whose product MDSNLEAADQHCEATLELKSSHNGVNYSHRGTKADCAKKEEFNKKSRSGNNPGRLKRVVSYKRKTHHLVVARKKPQISARTHDAARKDNKNIQQEMFDVDPQVLTTNSRTGRTASQRDDFLKLAELTRDHNTITELLIGRNLRLKVALTLWKRHFGELITYFLRIQDNSVFVDMLPLISKRLDDDSANITIGCCVDLFPLVRNVLISPYEKYVTVGLMWINCVLARWWEPLQASGYTGSTSLDRNFPVFNQQLLQLWHQEPKLKTFPGAAGDMAKVIDSFLSQLTFQP is encoded by the exons ATGGACTCAAATTTAGAAGCTGCAGACCAACATTGTGAAGCAACCCTGGAGCTCAAGTCTTCCCATAACGGTGTTAATTATTCTCATCGGGGCACCAag GCAGATTGTGCTAAAAAAGAAGAGTTCAACAAGAAGAG TCGCTCTGGCAACAATCCAGGCAGATTAAAGCGAGTGGTGTCGTATAAGAGGAAGACGCATCATTTGGTGGTGGCTCGGAAAAAGCCCCAAATTTCAGCCAGGACACATGATGcagcaaggaaagacaacaagaATATTCAGCAGGAGATGTTTGACGTGGACCCTCAGGTGTTGACTACAAACAGCAGGACTGGAAGGACTGCTTCTCAACGGGATGACTTCTTGAAGCTTGCTGAG CTCACAAGGGACCACAACACAATAACGGAGCTGCTCATTGGAAGAAACCTGAGACTTAAAGTGGCCTTAACACTGTGGAAGAGACATTTTGGAGAGTTGATAACATACTTCCTGAG AATCCAAGACAACAGTGTCTTTGTTGACATGCTCCCACTAATAAGCAAACG CCTGGATGACGACTCCGCCAACATCACCATCGGCTGTTGTGTGGACCTGTTCCCATTGGTTCGGAATGTCCTCATCAGTCCTTATGAAAA ATATGTGACCGTTGGTTTAATGTGGATCAACTGTGTCTTGGCACGCTGGTGGGAACCGCTTCAAGCAAGTGGCTACACTGGATCGACTTCTTTGGATAG AAACTTCCCCGTCTTTAATCAGCAGTTGCTGCAGTTATGGCATCAAGAGCCTAAACTGAAAACTTTTCCCGGAGCTGCAGGAGACATGGCAAAG GTCATTGACTCCTTCCTGTCTCAACTTACTTTCCAGCCATGA